The stretch of DNA GGAGGACGCCGCGGGCGTGCCGTTCGGCCTGGACCGCACCCGGCAGCTCGCGTCGGAGGTCGCGCCCACCTCGTTCATCCGGCAGGCGGTCTCGGGCCTGCGCGGCTTCGAGGTGGCCGATGACCTGACGCTGCTCGTGCTGCAGCGCGACCCGGCGGCGCGCGGGGTGCAGCGGCGCCTGCCGGGCGACCTGCAGGCCCTGGCGACCCTCAGCGAGGCGCTGCGCGAGGCGGTGCCGCCGGACCACCCGGCGCTGATGCCGACGGAACTGGCGATCACGGAACTGTTCGTGAACGCGGTGCGGCACGGCGGGGCGCGCGAGGTGACGCTGCGGGCGCACACCTCCGGCGCGGACATTCTGGTGACCCTGATGGACGACGGGTCGCCGTTCGATCCTCGCAGCGCCGCGCCGCAGGAGGGCGGGGAGCTGCGCGAACACGGGTACGGGCTGCTGATCGCGCAGCGCTGCGCGCGGGAATGGCATTATGCTCGCAAGGCACAGTTCAACCGCCAGACGCTGCGACTGCGCGCGCCCGACCTCTCCGCACTCATCTGACGACGCCTGAAAGGATGCTGCCCCCGATGCCCCTGACCTACACCGTGAACGGCCCTGAACTGATCCTCTCCGGACGCCTGGACGCCCAGAACGCCCTGGATTTACGCGCCGCGCTCGCGGAGCACGCCGGGCAGACCGGTGACCTGCGCGTGGACATGGCGGACGTGCCGTTCATGGACAGCAGCGCCCTCGCGGCGCTGGTCAGCGCCCTGAAGGACCGGCGCCGCGAGGGCCGGTCGCTGCGCCTGACCCGCGCGAGTCCGGCGGTGCATGAACTGATGTCCCTGACCATGCTGGGCCGGGTCTTCGGTCTGGAGGACCCCAGGTGACGCGGCACCTGCCGGCGAACGTGACCCTGTTAGGGCACGTGCCGTCCAAGCACGTCCTGATCGTGGAGGACGCGCCGGGCATGCGGCTGCTGGTGCGGCACATCCTGCAGCAGGGCGGGCACAAGCCGCTGGAGGCCGAGTCGGTCGAGGCCGCCTTCGAGGAACTCGCGCGCGGCCCGGTGGACGTGATCGTGACCGACCTGATGCTGCCGGGCCGCTCGGGCCTGGACCTGCTGCGTGACCTGCGCGGCACGCCGGACGCGCCGCCGGTGATCGTCCTGACCGGCAGCGGCGAGGAGGTCCTGCGTGAACAGGCCCTGAGCCTGGGGGCGCGCAGCGTGCTGTTCAAACCCTTCAGCCGCTACGAACTCCTTGACGCCGTGTTTGCCGCCGGGATGGGTGGCTGACCCGCCGGAGGGCCACCTGGCACGCGTGGAAGGGCTGACCGGGCGGCTCAGGGAACGGCTCCGCCCACTGGCCGGGCCGGTGGGCGGATTCGGGGAGCGGCTGGCGGACGGGTTGGCGCCGCTGTGGGGCTGGCGGAAGCGGCGGGCGCCCGTCGCGCTGGGCGACACGCAGGGCGACGGCGGCGAGGCCCGCCCCAGCCTGGACCTGCCGGGCGCGCTGCTCCCGCCGGGCGAGGACGAACGCGCCGGGGGGCGGCTGCTGGCCTTCGCGCTGCTGCTGATGCTGGTGCTGCACGGCACGCAGCTGATCAGCGGGTCGTTCACGCGCACGTACGACGCCCTGATTCACGTGTACTTCGGCGCGCACTACGCGAAGTCCTTCTTCGACCCGTGGGAGAGCGGGTGGTACACCGGGTTCTCGCTGACGTCGTACCCGCCGCTCAGTCACTACCTGATCGCGCTGCTGAGTTTCCCGCTGGGCCTGATGGGCGCGTTCGCCGCCACGCAGATCCTGGCCCTGACCGGCCTGACGGTCGGCATGTACCGCTTTGGGAAGGTGTTCGTCACGGCCCGCGCGGCCGGGTACGGCGCGGTGCTGCTGATCCTGTCGAGCGCCATCGCCGAGACGGTGCAGGTGTTCGGGCAGCTGCCCACCACCCTCAGTCTGGGGCTGCTGCTGAATGCCATTCCGTTCGCGGTGCGCTGGGTGCGGACCGGGCAGAAGACGTACCTGATCCGCGCGGCCATGTGGACCGCGGCGACCACGGCCGCGCATCACGTCACGACGCTGTTCGGCAGCGTGTTCTTCATCGCGCCGGTGCTGCTGGCGGTGGTGCTGGAGGGTGCCTCGCGGCCCCGCCCGGCCGAAGGGCGCAGCGGCTGGTGGCGGGTGTGGCGGCGCGTGTACCGGGTGCTGCCGCGCGTGTACCGGGGCGGCCTGTACGGCGTGTCGGCCATCATGGCGCTGGTGCTGGTCGTGCTGCCGTACTGGCTGTGGAGCCGCGCCGACCCGATCACGCAGGTGCCGATCCCGCACGGCAGCCGCGCGAACTTCCTGGTGCGGCGCGACTTCGGGTTCATGTTCTGGCTGGTGCCGTGGGCGACGCTGCTGCCCATCTACTGGGACGCGGTCCGCCGCGGGTTCTACAGTCACCGGGGCCTGCCGCGCTGGCCGATGATGGCCAGCATCCTGCTGCTGAGCCTGCTCGGCACGGGCGGGACCACGCCCATCCCGAAGAAACTGCTGCGCGGCGCGTTCGACATCCTGACCCTGGACCGCTTCACGTTCTGGGCGTGCATGCTGATCCTGCCGCTGGCCGGGCTGGTCATCGAGTCGTGGCGGCACGGGGCGTGGCGGGTGTTCGTGCAGGCACGCTTCGGGGCGCGGGTGCACCACGCGCTGGGGTTGCTGTTCGTGACGGCCGCGCTGATCCTGTCGGTCAGCATCAGCGCCCTGACGTACTACCGCAAGTTCCAGCCGGACCGGATCGACGTGCGGCCCATCGTGAACTTCCTGGAATCCGGGGGGCGCGACCGTTACCGCTACATGGTGCTGGGCTTCGGGGATCAGATGGCGTGGCTGAGTGCCAACACCCGCGCGACCACCCCCGACGGGAACTACCACAGCGCCCGGCGCCTGCCGGAACTGACCGCCACGCCGGTCGAGCGGCTGGAGGGCGCCAAGTACACCGGCGTGCCCGGCCTGGGCAGCCTGCGGCAG from Deinococcus sp. JMULE3 encodes:
- a CDS encoding STAS domain-containing protein, whose amino-acid sequence is MPLTYTVNGPELILSGRLDAQNALDLRAALAEHAGQTGDLRVDMADVPFMDSSALAALVSALKDRRREGRSLRLTRASPAVHELMSLTMLGRVFGLEDPR
- a CDS encoding 6-pyruvoyl-tetrahydropterin synthase-related protein, whose product is MADPPEGHLARVEGLTGRLRERLRPLAGPVGGFGERLADGLAPLWGWRKRRAPVALGDTQGDGGEARPSLDLPGALLPPGEDERAGGRLLAFALLLMLVLHGTQLISGSFTRTYDALIHVYFGAHYAKSFFDPWESGWYTGFSLTSYPPLSHYLIALLSFPLGLMGAFAATQILALTGLTVGMYRFGKVFVTARAAGYGAVLLILSSAIAETVQVFGQLPTTLSLGLLLNAIPFAVRWVRTGQKTYLIRAAMWTAATTAAHHVTTLFGSVFFIAPVLLAVVLEGASRPRPAEGRSGWWRVWRRVYRVLPRVYRGGLYGVSAIMALVLVVLPYWLWSRADPITQVPIPHGSRANFLVRRDFGFMFWLVPWATLLPIYWDAVRRGFYSHRGLPRWPMMASILLLSLLGTGGTTPIPKKLLRGAFDILTLDRFTFWACMLILPLAGLVIESWRHGAWRVFVQARFGARVHHALGLLFVTAALILSVSISALTYYRKFQPDRIDVRPIVNFLESGGRDRYRYMVLGFGDQMAWLSANTRATTPDGNYHSARRLPELTATPVERLEGAKYTGVPGLGSLRQFITTPAKYNLRFMLSNDAFYDPALHMLGWVRLGTLPGGIMVWERPDIPEVQPRLPRRELPVWQRLMWGLLPSGAPVLALLSLLLPVRAPRGRSRWPWVRLLAEDSLDPPPQQGAWWHSWVRWLPFRSWRTARLRSRRRPLIWRLLNTGVLLTLLLGGATFAYLKSRPAETPERAVLGYWDDLDFKRFGKAYTWIEPQEGLTEERWLLDLSVVGGLRSGYAKLDSLRVLDVTYSGPQNAPDTVATVRSSLTWFTALGDVTEEVTQDLRRTDRGWRLLVSPTLNVRPPLRFQAVPGVQVGAPPTPDTPVPLRVLSQRLVAFRNAPDAPEQVAVVGEVQNAGQVGASLTISANVTDASGQELARNDATETFLPWLNPGERTPFLVTFDGPGMTVDIRDVASYAVRASGVSSNRNLARDLNLWRRGPAVRVENTGPAEATLTNVIGTLDDPGGVAWVGRTYLMEAVPPMQSREANLPLALPRGYRVLIGDGGRVSGSRLFAHAFHREEP
- a CDS encoding response regulator, coding for MTRHLPANVTLLGHVPSKHVLIVEDAPGMRLLVRHILQQGGHKPLEAESVEAAFEELARGPVDVIVTDLMLPGRSGLDLLRDLRGTPDAPPVIVLTGSGEEVLREQALSLGARSVLFKPFSRYELLDAVFAAGMGG